Genomic DNA from Brassica rapa cultivar Chiifu-401-42 chromosome A04, CAAS_Brap_v3.01, whole genome shotgun sequence:
ttttattGATCAAAACCTGAATCATGAAGTCTTTGTGTAGAATGTTGCTCACACCATGTAACGCAGACGAAACAGCATATGCATAccttataacaaaaataaagcaTATCATGTTTAATATAACATTGTAATTTGTAAGTCTAGAACTTGACGACAAAGAAGAGTAGAGAGACGTATATACATTTCAAGGACCCATCCAAAAGCTTTATCTGTTTGTGGGTCATTCTTCATAGCTAAAGAAACGTTCATCCATGTTGGAGCAATTTTCATCAATGCATTCTAACAAACAAACATTAGATTATTTATGAATGTAACCAGATATATTTACACCACAACGACTTGGATTAAGGGTGAGATTACTATACTTTAGAAACGATCACCGGAGAGTTGCCAATGGGGTCGATTTTTGATATCAGGCCATTGTCCTTAGGGAAGAATTTGCGGAGAACCGCTTCGTATTTCTTTGGTTCAATATAGGAAAAGGGAAATGCAGCCCCGAGATTGCCTCTGGCTAGGTTCGGTATTGGTTTAACTATGATATGATCAGGTTCCGCCATAAGAATGTAACTGAAATGGTGatcaagaaaagaagaaaaaaatatgaacatCAAAAGTGGCATTCTCCTACCTATATATGGGGTTGAAAATCAACAATCTTAACTATGGTGTATTAAGAGAATAGGTagttaaaagaatattttgaaaatagggGACTAAGAATGTAAAATTGTACATACTCTTCCTCTATGTGTGCTTGTTGAAGCCATTGCACAAACGCCCAAGGCCTATTCAGAACTACATATCCCTGCACATTATACACAACTCATCATGATATCACCAtatgaatttttgtttatttattttttttagaagaaTGTTCACCATGAAAAGGTTTTAAACATATTAcgattttattaatttagaatAATGATGATTTTGCCCAGGGTTATTTAAACATCTCAATTCTCTATGTTTTCTGTACACCGGCTTTTGTATCGTTTGCGATGCCCTTTTTAGGGATAACTTGTTAAAAAATGAAGATGACTATGCTTATTGCAAAAAGTTTTATTTACAACTTGAACATCACTTCTTTTGTCGAACATTACCTATTTATTTTGAACAttacttattttaataaatcatatcAATATCATACAAGATTTGAGATTATTTTCGTTAATGTGATGGCTATTTTCAGTTATAAACTTcagaataaaatattaatagcaTGATCATTCTCAAATATAGGTAGTGTATGATAAGTTTTgagctatatatatgtaaatttgtGTTTCTATCTTATACCCATCATCAATagaaaaaactaattataaaataataaacctgatcaacaccagaGGGAAGAGGATTTGCAACAAAGGTAGGGATCTCATTCATGAGACCATCGGGTCGACCCGAGTGCAAGATTCGGGTATACCCGCCCATCTCCGAACCAGGTTCGTCCCTGAACCTGTTGTACCAATAGTACATGATCCGACACTGCCATGTGCTATACACAGAGTCAGTGGCTGTCACCGCCGTGTGAAAAAGTCTCTTAGTCTTCTTTGGCGGAGTCTTGACGGAAGATATGACGTCATCTCTGGAAGAAAATGACCGACGTCCAGGGAGATCTTGCTGGAGAGGAGGATCACCGGAGACTATGTAGTTGTACCTGATTATTAGAAATAACGATAGAGTCATGAGCATTGGGAAGAAGAATTTCCCACGAAAacccattttgtttttttttcttttttctatgTTCAAAATGTATTCATGTGATTATGAGTTTGATTTGTATATATGTCTTGAGTAATAAGAAGAAGACACAAAACAGTTTCAGTTTGTATAAAAAGTCGTCGCTAATTTTGTTATTGTGAATGAGTAGTAGTTGCGAGAAAGTGGTTGGTCCCACAATGTTTCGGTCTTCGcttcgttttcttcttcttcttttgtaaTGAAAAATGATTTGTTGTTTTATGATTGTATTTTCTTGTTATTCAGTATataattctctttttttttctcttagaTCAGCTttattaatagaaaaataatcTACTCTACCAGCTTGTTGTACAATATTGTTATAGTTGGACCAGTTGATTAataatttaacaaataaaactaaatatatctaGACATATATTTGACTACACCTAATATATCTCAATAATGAGGCTGCGAGTTCTTAGCATTTTGATTTGTTCTTATTACAGAATTGGATGTGTTCTGCTATAGTCGGGTCAGCTCAGGCCTACCAGTCACTGAACCACTAATAAGCCAATGATATAAGAAATTTCCTCAGTTAGTTTTTATTCTTGAAAAGGAATGTGTAAATGATCACCGTTGTTATTGCAGGATGGTAGCGCTTATAGTAGTTTCAATGCATATTTTGACATTTATTAGTCTCGTTAATCTTTTGTATGATTCCTGCGAGCTCATCATCTTTCCCTACATGTTTATCAACTATCTTCTAATGTATTATTAACTCTAGTGATCTTGTCTGATTATCTTCTCTTGCAGTTTCTTCAGTTTTCAAGCTTTGCCAGAACATTCAGAAAGTAAGAGTTAACTTATGATCTATCTCTTGTTTCTTCTCTGCCTCCGTAGATTTTGAGACAAGTGTTAACTTTATATGAATGTAACTTGtgagagaaataaaaaaaggaTTAGATATCAGTCAATGAAAGAGGTTCTTGTGTTTTTTCTTATTACAGATATTTTGTAAACACGTTCTTTGCAATGAAATCAAAAGACCTTAAAACCGAATGAGAATTTTTGCACACCAAGTTTTTGATTTTCTTCAGTTCAACTTTCCAACTTAGCAGCAGCAGATGCATAGCTGACACTGCTGTCTCGCTTTGTCTGGCACTGGCTTGACTGCTCGTACCGCAGGAAATTAATCTTAATCTTGCTTGAGCAATGTTTTAGCATctgaaattaaaataacaaacattaaacataaaCAACAAATTTTAAGAATGTCAGCAGAGACCATAGCAAAAGAAAATGCTTACATGGAGAAAAACACTAATAGGGTGGCGTCCACAAATGGTGTTGTCAAACTCCAAAAGATACTTCTTGAAGGCATCTGGATCTCCCGTCTCTATTATATCCATACCCATCTTGTCCAGTGCCTCAATGGATTTGTGTATTGGACCATGACTCTTGTCATAATGCATATAATTAAACCTTGAGCCCCAGTGGCAAAAGTCAGAGGACACTGAGAAAAAGTTCTTGGGGTCATCCACATATTTAGCTAGCAATTCACCGTACATGGCTTCGCTTTCAGTACTCACTGATCCAACCAAGATCGGTACAACTTTCACATTGTGCCTGATACCAAGTTGTTAGACAttatttattaagttttttcACAAGAATCTAAAGACTGAGAGATGTGATTTACCCTTGAAATACTTTAGCCAAATAGGGCAAGTGCATTTCCATGCTATGCTCAGCTTCGTCTACTCGGAGATCCATCATTTCGAATTTCCCCATAGCTCTTATCTCCTTAATCACTGGTGGTGGAGAATACATATATAAgaacaaaagcaaaaaaaaaaaagaacatcttTCCTCTTAGAGAAGCTACTTACTCTCCACATCAACGGGTAGATCTCCTATTGGGGTTTTGTAAACCGTTGCGGTGGAAAGAGCGCACCTTGGAGTATAGTAATGATGAGATGGACCCAGAAGAAATATCCTGGAACTGAAAACAAGACATAATGATACACTCTTGAATACATCAACAGTCTTCCAAGTAAAGATGTAATGAAAACAATGTAAGCGAGATTGGGTTACATGTTTGTGGGATCAATGTTTCCAAAGGCGTAAGCAGCTGCACGACCAGAGTAGGAATAACCTGCGTGTCTGAATCCCTTGGAAAAGTTAGGACAAGTAATAATCACACTTGGAGgaggaaaagagagagagagaacttaTTACGGGGCAATGACGCCTCGGACATGAGGAGATTTGGTCAAACCAGCTGCTCTTAGCCATTCTTCAAGATCCGATGACAACTTTGTAGCTGAGCCGACAgatcaagaaagaaagaaaaacagtcAAAGCTTAATACTTTTGTATCCCAAACAACTTCATTAATTATCTAGAGATATCAAATCCTAAGCCCAGATACAAAAACATCAGATTAGTGTTTGCCTGAGATTCATtaacagttaaaaaaaaaaatcaaaaccttcGCTTTCAGatagtaaaaacaaaaagatcaaCACAAAACCTATAACCCTAATTCTCTGTCCTAAAATTAAGATGATAACTTAGAGGAAAGACAGAACTCACGATTGTCGGTATACCAAGAGCCTGCGTGCGATGCTTGTCTCACTTTCTCCATTCTCGCCAAGTGATTGAAGGATCGTAAGAAGATTCTTCTCTGCTTTTGTTTTTCTACTTTCTTTTCGCTCGCTCACTCTGGGAATA
This window encodes:
- the LOC103864621 gene encoding protein MEMO1; this translates as MEKVRQASHAGSWYTDNPTKLSSDLEEWLRAAGLTKSPHVRGVIAPHAGYSYSGRAAAYAFGNIDPTNISRIFLLGPSHHYYTPRCALSTATVYKTPIGDLPVDVEMIKEIRAMGKFEMMDLRVDEAEHSMEMHLPYLAKVFQGHNVKVVPILVGSVSTESEAMYGELLAKYVDDPKNFFSVSSDFCHWGSRFNYMHYDKSHGPIHKSIEALDKMGMDIIETGDPDAFKKYLLEFDNTICGRHPISVFLHMLKHCSSKIKINFLRYEQSSQCQTKRDSSVSYASAAAKLES
- the LOC103864620 gene encoding hydroxyproline O-arabinosyltransferase 2, which gives rise to MGFRGKFFFPMLMTLSLFLIIRYNYIVSGDPPLQQDLPGRRSFSSRDDVISSVKTPPKKTKRLFHTAVTATDSVYSTWQCRIMYYWYNRFRDEPGSEMGGYTRILHSGRPDGLMNEIPTFVANPLPSGVDQGYVVLNRPWAFVQWLQQAHIEEDYILMAEPDHIIVKPIPNLARGNLGAAFPFSYIEPKKYEAVLRKFFPKDNGLISKIDPIGNSPVIVSKNALMKIAPTWMNVSLAMKNDPQTDKAFGWVLEMYAYAVSSALHGVSNILHKDFMIQPPWDTESKNTYIIHYTYGCDFDMKGKMMVGKIGEWRFDKRSYGDKPPPRKLTLPPQGVPESVVTLVSMVNEATANIPNWES